ATAGTATGGATGGTTAATAACACGGTGAGTTCTCTTAGCTCTAGCTTCCTCTAAAGCAAGCTTCttctcaatttcttgatctttcatttcttgttcGACGTTCCAAATGCTTGGATCCTTGCTGTAATGGATAGGAACGTATTGGCGTCTAATGTCGTGTTCTAACAATGATACTTCACAACTTATGTTATCATAGTCGATATAAATAACCTTAGCTGGGTAGgtttttccaatttcatAAACTTCTTCAGCAGGTCTTTTCAACTGAGCACCTATGTGACGTTGTGCATTGATAACACACTCGACACCAGAATTTGTGACACCATATATGTCATTATGTCTGAATCTTTCCACTCTAACTGGAATGATACATCCCTTGAAGAAGGTTTTTTCAGATTCACCTGTCAAACTCTTGAAGACTTCGTCACCGTGTAGTGGGTGGAAATCATTTCTtagttcttcaaatccTTCCAAAAGTTCCAAGACAATAGtattcaaattgttcaactttctttgacctgtattcttttcaagttcttctgCGTACGCTTCGAGGTTCAAAGACTCAAGTTTGGTTCTGCGGTCTGGATCTTCCCTCAATAATTCGATAAATTCGCTCATAGTACCttgttcttccttttctgcAATAGCATCAGGATCAAATTCCAAGGCGTCAGCAGCAACCTTGGTAGCCAAATGGTAATCTTCTGGGTGAATTCTAGTGCCATCTAGTTGATCATGTTCCAAATCTTCGTAACGTTGGTTCTTTTCGTTCCAGGATATATACAAAAATGCAGCAGAATTCATGAAAATGGTTTTCGTTAGAATATCATGAGTAATCAATTGTTGGCGTGCTAATAATGGCTCATTTAATCTTTGCAATGATTCAAGGAAATCAGCAGACTTACGTCTTCCAAAGCCAGCAATATAACGTAATGCTTTGGCGTAGTAATGGTTGTCTGTAGCCTTGTTTACTTCAATACCAACTAAATTCACAATATCTACGAAAGAAGTTTCCAAGGCTTGTAAAAATAGCTCCCTAGTCAATAGGGACTGATGACTGTGTATTGACAAAGATAGCAGTTCTTCATTTGTTAGATTAGCGTATTCCAACAATGGAGAATGAATATAACGACCCAAAGCTATACAATATTTCACCAATGTAGGCTTGCTTGGGAATTCTTGTGCCGCACGCTCTGATGATTGATAACGCACAGCAACCTCATCCTCAACGTAAATAACTGGAACATGAGATCCTCTATTATCGAcgatttgtttcttctgaACAATCTCCTGTATCTTTTTGTATAACCTTTGCGTACTTGGGTTTGGACCATTAATACCAATGACGTTTGGCTGGCAATGCTGAATGATGTCGTCTAATGCATTTTCGAACAACTCCGGttcttttctatcaaatggattttcaacaatcttGTAGTCTCTTACAAATTCTGTCTTCCTGTTCAAATAAACTGCAATGATCGCATCAGAGCCAAATTTACCCTGTCCACAAGTGATGGTTAGAACTCTTGGAATCTTAGGGTCCTTTGGATTAGGAATGAATGGTGCCTGATCAAGCTTGAACATGAACTGATGACGGACGGATTTTGTAACCAGACGCAAAcatgttttcttcaattcatctttgatttcttggCTGACATCAGAGAATACCTTGTTTAGAGCAGAGTCAAAAGCATCTCTTCTGAAAGAGTTCCATTCCGAAGCGATTTCTGAGGTGTTACTTGTTTCGAGAGATGTTTGGAAAAGATGATTAGTATATTGATCTTGAGAAGACACATGAATCTGAATGTTCATTAAATGCAAAGATTCGGCTTCTAACATCCGTAAGAAGACATCTGGCTCTGAGCGGAAATGGGCTGGAGTTCTACCAAGAGcatatttgatatcttcGTATGGGGAACCTCTTTGAATCTCTTTTCTACCTTTTGAAGTCAATGCAACATCCACAATATAGTACTTGTAAAAGTCATCTCTGATCTTTTGCCTTACCTTAGGATTTTTAGAAAGCTCTAGTGCGTAGTATTTTTCGATTGTTTCTAACGCCAATTTAGGATTCTGGGAGAAAATCTGAAGATCCTTGGCCTCTGGTCCTTCTAAAATATTTGCTACTGAATCAGTAGGTTTCAATGAAGGGTGATCAACAACCGGATGAAGTTGATGCTCAGCACTGATATTTTCACCAACTTGTTCTGCAGTAATCCCAGTATCATTGATAGCTTGGTATAATGCACTGGccttgaacttttcataacttgagtttttcaaatgcttcttGGATGTTGCGTCCTGCTGCGTGGACAATAGTACATCATTAATTTCTTGCGcatatttgaattcaaCGTAATCATAAATGTCCTGTAAGGAGTTCAACTCTGTCATGGATTGATTGCTGAAGTATTCATCCACAATTGGATCATGAATATCCAGCTTTTCGTAGAAAGTTTTCACGTAGTCCCTCTTGTAAATGATACTGTGGAACTCGGTATCATAAAATACAATATCCCATAAGTCATCTTCGATTAGCACAAATCCGTCTTTGCTTCTTGAAGAGATATAGTTACGACGGTAAGCATAAATGAATGAAACCTCGAGGTTTTCCTGCTGAATGAAGTTGATAGCATTTCCAATggcttctttgaattccGTAGTATCGTAATCGGCATCAAAATTTTTATCTACTGCAATCTTGTCACTAATCCAGTTCTTTTCAAGCTCAAGGTCTTCTGGCGATAGTTTACCGTAGTTCTTCAATCCTGTTCTCAACTCTTGGTATCTCTCTGGAATGTCTGCCTTTCTGATGTtcatatcttcttcagttaacaagttcttcttcaaatcttgcAAATCGTAAATATCTTGCAAAGTaagcttctttttccttttggaATCGATACCGAGCTCATTTTCATCCTGTTCGTTTTCTGAAGATTCTTCAAGCCGATccagttcttcttcattttcgaGTTCAAGAGCCCAATCATAATCATGACCGTCACCGAAAACTTCAAACATTTCATCCACTTTATCAGGAGATAATCCAGTAATCTGTGTAGGCTGGGCCAACCTTTGTTCCTtaattctcttcttttcagcgATTCTAAACTTTCtagcttcttcatctt
The genomic region above belongs to Kluyveromyces lactis strain NRRL Y-1140 chromosome B complete sequence and contains:
- the SPT6 gene encoding chromatin-remodeling histone chaperone SPT6 (similar to uniprot|P23615 Saccharomyces cerevisiae YGR116W SPT6 Essential protein that interacts with histones and is involved in nucleosome disassembly and reassembly during transcription elongation); protein product: MSDKEDEKQSQPVLKDDKQDQTEEPAIDDNVNGDEGPSDEEEGDDVFDSSEEDEDLDNDEEEAQKVREGFIVDDDEEGGEEDEVVKKKSRRKRRAREEENEALDEDDLDLLMENAGFKRPSASEAAKQRSGKLKRLKRVGDDEEESASAEPESEVARTNKLDDFFSEEEEEEELEDDGTGRAPSRKGVEKTVTLADDMDDFIEEDEFSDEDEEARKFRIAEKKRIKEQRLAQPTQITGLSPDKVDEMFEVFGDGHDYDWALELENEEELDRLEESSENEQDENELGIDSKRKKKLTLQDIYDLQDLKKNLLTEEDMNIRKADIPERYQELRTGLKNYGKLSPEDLELEKNWISDKIAVDKNFDADYDTTEFKEAIGNAINFIQQENLEVSFIYAYRRNYISSRSKDGFVLIEDDLWDIVFYDTEFHSIIYKRDYVKTFYEKLDIHDPIVDEYFSNQSMTELNSLQDIYDYVEFKYAQEINDVLLSTQQDATSKKHLKNSSYEKFKASALYQAINDTGITAEQVGENISAEHQLHPVVDHPSLKPTDSVANILEGPEAKDLQIFSQNPKLALETIEKYYALELSKNPKVRQKIRDDFYKYYIVDVALTSKGRKEIQRGSPYEDIKYALGRTPAHFRSEPDVFLRMLEAESLHLMNIQIHVSSQDQYTNHLFQTSLETSNTSEIASEWNSFRRDAFDSALNKVFSDVSQEIKDELKKTCLRLVTKSVRHQFMFKLDQAPFIPNPKDPKIPRVLTITCGQGKFGSDAIIAVYLNRKTEFVRDYKIVENPFDRKEPELFENALDDIIQHCQPNVIGINGPNPSTQRLYKKIQEIVQKKQIVDNRGSHVPVIYVEDEVAVRYQSSERAAQEFPSKPTLVKYCIALGRYIHSPLLEYANLTNEELLSLSIHSHQSLLTRELFLQALETSFVDIVNLVGIEVNKATDNHYYAKALRYIAGFGRRKSADFLESLQRLNEPLLARQQLITHDILTKTIFMNSAAFLYISWNEKNQRYEDLEHDQLDGTRIHPEDYHLATKVAADALEFDPDAIAEKEEQGTMSEFIELLREDPDRRTKLESLNLEAYAEELEKNTGQRKLNNLNTIVLELLEGFEELRNDFHPLHGDEVFKSLTGESEKTFFKGCIIPVRVERFRHNDIYGVTNSGVECVINAQRHIGAQLKRPAEEVYEIGKTYPAKVIYIDYDNISCEVSLLEHDIRRQYVPIHYSKDPSIWNVEQEMKDQEIEKKLALEEARAKRTHRVINHPYYGNFTGPQAEDYLRSRERGDFVIRQSSRGDDHLAITWKLDKDLFQHVDILEKDKENPLALGKTLIVEDQKYHDLDQIIVEYLQNKVRLLNEITSNEKFKKGTKKEVIKFIEDYSKVNPNRSVYYFSFNYEHPGWFYLMFKINAQSQLYVWNVKLTHTGFFLVNYNYPTVIQLCNGFKTLLKSSSRNKTQDNNNNNSGGYYGY